One genomic window of Deltaproteobacteria bacterium includes the following:
- a CDS encoding NYN domain-containing protein yields the protein MAHDDNGHTLAVFVDFENIALGFKGKMKGKKFDIEKVVERLVEKGKIVVKKAYADWTRYAEYKHSLHEAGLELIEIPKRQMVGKNSADIRLVVDALDLSWAKEHIDTFVIVSGDSDFSPLVSKLKENGKRVIGLSLQDSASALLTDNCDEFIFYEELDNPVGIPPKLGASIPKQRKEVLQLLADSIIALVRENKEILWSSMVKETMKRKRPAFSESTYGYRTFSELLEDAERHGLIRLRTDERSGSYIVIGFGKEQAGNR from the coding sequence ATGGCACATGATGACAATGGACACACACTGGCGGTATTTGTCGATTTCGAGAATATAGCGCTCGGTTTCAAAGGAAAAATGAAGGGAAAGAAGTTCGACATCGAAAAGGTTGTGGAACGCCTGGTCGAGAAAGGAAAGATCGTCGTTAAGAAGGCCTACGCGGACTGGACCCGCTATGCGGAGTACAAGCACAGCCTCCACGAGGCCGGGCTTGAACTGATCGAAATTCCCAAAAGACAGATGGTCGGCAAGAACTCGGCCGACATCCGCCTGGTGGTCGACGCGTTGGACCTGTCCTGGGCAAAGGAACATATCGACACGTTTGTCATCGTTTCGGGTGATTCCGATTTTTCACCGCTCGTTTCCAAACTCAAGGAAAACGGCAAGAGGGTCATAGGCTTAAGCCTGCAGGATTCCGCATCCGCCCTTCTCACGGACAACTGCGACGAGTTCATCTTTTACGAGGAGCTGGATAATCCCGTAGGAATCCCCCCCAAACTGGGGGCATCCATACCCAAACAGCGCAAGGAGGTCTTACAGCTTCTGGCGGATTCCATCATCGCGCTGGTAAGGGAAAACAAGGAGATCCTCTGGTCCTCAATGGTGAAGGAGACCATGAAACGGAAGAGACCGGCTTTTTCCGAGTCCACCTACGGATACCGAACATTCAGCGAACTGCTCGAGGACGCCGAAAGACATGGGCTTATCAGGCTCAGGACGGATGAGAGGAGCGGGTCTTACATCGTGATCGGGTTCGGCAAGGAGCAGGCTGGAAACAGGTAA
- a CDS encoding diguanylate cyclase — MPVKREHPVQIRNVMTSNVATVSPLTPLVTVCRMMRKRKISCVLVMDGKKILGIISERDLVRTISRKGGDLMGSNASDAMSSPVETLTTDVTLEKAVQLMRQQGYRRFPILNEDGALIGIVTRSDVLRTFTRELEIAHEEMKDLAIRDYLTGLYNRRFFMAVMEKEFYRSKRYDVPLSLILLDIDDFKKFNDLHGHQYGDQILMTLSEILKRLSRTSDIISRFGGEEFTIIVPKVESKQAAYFAERLRAALQEAGITVSVGVISFPEANLRFPDDLIRRADAAMYYAKEHGKNRVKVWDQDMEKMRDPDSTD, encoded by the coding sequence ATGCCTGTTAAGAGAGAACACCCTGTTCAGATTCGCAACGTCATGACCTCAAACGTGGCGACGGTATCGCCACTCACGCCCCTTGTCACCGTGTGCAGAATGATGAGGAAAAGGAAAATATCCTGCGTTCTGGTCATGGATGGAAAGAAGATCCTGGGGATCATCAGCGAAAGGGATCTGGTGCGGACTATCTCCCGGAAGGGGGGAGACCTGATGGGAAGCAATGCCTCTGACGCCATGTCCTCTCCCGTCGAGACGCTGACCACCGATGTTACCCTGGAGAAAGCCGTACAGCTCATGCGCCAACAAGGGTATCGCCGATTTCCCATCCTGAACGAGGATGGCGCCCTTATCGGCATCGTCACCCGGTCCGACGTGCTCCGGACCTTCACGAGAGAACTGGAGATCGCGCACGAAGAGATGAAGGACCTGGCGATCCGGGATTATCTCACCGGCCTTTACAACAGGCGTTTTTTCATGGCCGTCATGGAAAAGGAGTTCTACAGGTCAAAAAGATATGATGTTCCCCTTTCATTGATCCTGCTCGATATTGACGACTTCAAGAAATTCAACGATCTTCACGGCCACCAGTATGGGGACCAGATTTTAATGACCCTTTCGGAGATCCTGAAGCGGCTTTCCAGGACGTCGGATATCATCTCCAGGTTCGGCGGAGAGGAATTTACCATCATCGTCCCTAAGGTAGAATCGAAGCAGGCCGCGTATTTTGCAGAAAGGCTGAGGGCCGCCCTTCAGGAAGCGGGCATCACTGTTTCTGTAGGGGTAATCTCCTTCCCCGAGGCGAATCTGAGATTTCCCGACGACTTGATCAGGAGGGCGGACGCAGCAATGTACTATGCAAAGGAACATGGGAAGAACAGGGTCAAGGTCTGGGACCAGGATATGGAAAAGATGAGAGATCCCGACTCCACGGATTGA